From Oncorhynchus gorbuscha isolate QuinsamMale2020 ecotype Even-year unplaced genomic scaffold, OgorEven_v1.0 Un_scaffold_820, whole genome shotgun sequence, the proteins below share one genomic window:
- the LOC124020447 gene encoding ankyrin repeat and IBR domain-containing protein 1-like: MGGGRRPGPPMGSLDEDDPNILLAIQLSLQESGLATAGDTPELLSNEASLGAIGTSLPSRLDAESQRVEVGPRGAVSSQRLYEGVPGVYALHHHHSSQQHYSYHNLNPFREPSSGQALFSSSSGTTDSTTTASTGLQDPSHPNTNLLGNIMAWFHDMNPQSITLIPSTTTTTTSDTDLDFNMAAQATANTASEVEEEEVQTDLHQPRAKPQKGEAELGDDVDCFPFPSQGLEEKEAERGRPTHLDLTVGSEVMAPSYMVTTGTGDRAGERIAGGYVVHVDTPMCDSVTSDLLPSTSSSEWEEQIHLV, from the exons ATGGGAGGTGGGCGAAGACCTGGTCCCCCCATG GGCTCATTGGACGAGGACGATCCCAACATCCTATTGGCTATCCAGCTGTCACTCCAAGAGTCTGGGTTGGCGACGGCCGGGGACACTCCAGAGTTGTTGTCCAATGAGGCGTCCCTGGGGGCCATCGGCACCTCCCTCCCGTCCAGACTGGACGCGGAGTCCCAGAGGGTGGAGGTGGGGCCCCGGGGAGCCGTCAGCAGCCAGCGGCTCTATGAAGGGGTTCCAGGGGTCTATGCgttacaccaccaccactcatCCCAGCagcactacagctaccacaatctCAACCCGTTCAGGGAGCCTTCTTCAGGCCAggctctgttctcatcctccagTGGTACTACGGACTCCACTACCACCGCATCAACAGGGCTCCAGGACCCCTCACACCCAAACACCAACCTGCTGGGTAACATCATGGCCTGGTTCCATGACATGAACCCTCAGAGCATCACCCTcatcccctccaccaccaccaccaccacctcagacACAGACCTAGACTTCAACATGGCAGCACAGGCCACGGCCAACACGGCCTccgaggtggaggaggaggaggtccaaACTGACCTCCACCAGCCCCGTGCCAAGCCCCAGAAAGGTGAGGCCGAGCTGGGGGACGATGTGGACTGTTTCCCCTTCCCTTCTCAGGGCCTGGAGGAGAAGGAGGCTGAGAGGGGGAGACCCACCCATCTAGACCTGACGGTGGGGTCAGAGGTCATGGCCCCGTCCTACATGGTGACTACCGGGACAGGGGACCGGGCCGGGGAGAGGATCGCTGGGGGTTACGTCGTTCACGTTGACACGCCCATGTGTGACTCTGTGACCTCTGACCTTCTGCCTAGCACCAGCTCTTCAGAATGGGAGGAGCAGATACACCTTGTCTGA